A region from the Candidatus Binatia bacterium genome encodes:
- a CDS encoding DUF3556 domain-containing protein, producing the protein MAESNVDPRFEPEAWATLGFSEKVRISCEGYVQEGIALPWVGYAYHALKLALLVAGWFYFVSFTPGMGGLQDFSAWWAEGIAFQKAFLWASLFEVMGFGCMSGPLGGRMLPPHTSFIHYLWPGSVKLAPFPNLPLFGGHRRSWLDVVLYAALLFSLARTLVLPELYTEDFLPIIILLPLCALGDKTIPLAARVEHHFAMLICFLLSDNWIAGAKWVQLAIWFWAGVSKLTVAFAYVVPIMTANNPLLKNEALRKRLFVSYPDDLHPSLLAKGMAHAGTFLEFAAPLTLIFVTGPGPLQVVGIVWVLLLHGFILSNLPIAAVFEWNVLSLYAAFFLFVGHPEISLLAVGSLPLAGYLLAALLVVPILGNLFPSAISFLLSMRYYAGNWAWNAWLFHGDSYKKLERIKRVAPLQFEQLEKLLPPADAVRTSAGYLAFRTMHLQGRVLGLVLPQATAGNPFQEYTYVDGEMVSAMALGWNFGEGHLGNERLLEVLQKECGFEEGEVRTIMVEAQPLVGNSLHWRVADAKTGQINEGYATLDELAARKPWDLGPL; encoded by the coding sequence ATGGCTGAGAGCAATGTCGACCCAAGGTTCGAGCCGGAGGCTTGGGCAACCCTGGGATTTTCGGAAAAGGTTCGGATCAGCTGCGAGGGGTATGTGCAAGAAGGAATCGCGCTCCCCTGGGTCGGGTACGCCTACCATGCGCTGAAACTCGCCTTGCTGGTAGCGGGCTGGTTCTATTTCGTGAGCTTCACGCCCGGCATGGGAGGCCTTCAGGACTTTTCGGCGTGGTGGGCCGAAGGGATCGCTTTCCAGAAGGCGTTTTTGTGGGCGAGTCTGTTTGAGGTCATGGGTTTTGGCTGCATGAGCGGACCACTCGGCGGACGCATGCTGCCGCCCCATACTTCGTTTATCCATTACCTATGGCCGGGCAGCGTGAAACTCGCGCCCTTTCCGAACCTGCCGCTCTTCGGCGGGCACCGAAGGTCGTGGCTCGATGTCGTGCTCTACGCGGCCCTGCTCTTCTCGCTGGCCCGCACTTTGGTTCTGCCGGAACTCTACACCGAGGACTTCTTGCCGATCATCATCCTGCTGCCACTATGTGCGCTGGGCGACAAGACCATTCCGCTGGCGGCCCGCGTGGAGCACCACTTTGCCATGCTGATCTGCTTCCTGCTGTCGGATAACTGGATCGCCGGGGCCAAGTGGGTGCAGCTGGCCATCTGGTTCTGGGCCGGCGTCAGCAAGCTCACGGTTGCGTTTGCCTACGTCGTTCCGATCATGACGGCCAATAATCCGCTGCTGAAGAACGAGGCGCTGCGCAAACGCCTCTTTGTATCCTACCCCGACGATCTGCACCCATCGCTATTGGCCAAGGGCATGGCGCATGCCGGAACGTTTTTGGAGTTTGCCGCCCCGCTTACCCTGATTTTCGTGACCGGACCCGGTCCGCTTCAGGTCGTGGGCATCGTCTGGGTGTTGTTGTTGCATGGATTCATCCTGAGCAACCTGCCTATCGCCGCCGTGTTCGAATGGAACGTGCTGAGTCTCTATGCCGCCTTTTTCCTTTTTGTCGGCCATCCCGAGATCAGCCTGCTTGCCGTCGGTTCTCTACCACTGGCGGGCTACTTGCTGGCAGCGCTGCTCGTCGTGCCGATCCTGGGCAATCTCTTCCCGTCGGCCATCTCGTTTCTGCTCTCGATGCGCTACTACGCGGGAAACTGGGCTTGGAACGCCTGGTTATTCCACGGTGACAGCTACAAGAAGCTCGAGCGGATCAAACGGGTGGCACCTCTGCAATTCGAGCAACTCGAAAAGCTACTGCCTCCGGCCGATGCGGTGCGGACAAGTGCGGGCTATCTCGCCTTCCGGACCATGCACCTGCAAGGCCGCGTTCTGGGCCTTGTGTTGCCGCAGGCCACGGCTGGAAATCCCTTTCAGGAATATACCTATGTCGACGGTGAGATGGTCTCGGCCATGGCGCTGGGATGGAATTTCGGCGAAGGCCACCTCGGGAACGAACGCCTGCTCGAGGTACTCCAAAAAGAATGCGGATTCGAAGAAGGCGAGGTCCGCACGATCATGGTCGAGGCACAACCACTCGTGGGCAATAGCCTGCATTGGCGCGTCGCCGATGCCAAAACGGGCCAGATCAATGAGGGCTATGCGACGCTGGACGAGCTGGCCGCCCGAAAGCCGTGGGACCTGGGCCCGCTTTGA
- a CDS encoding GNAT family protein — protein MRETKQPVGATIEWKPVESPGRHPIPGRYVTLEPIEAGQHEASLWKAKGEDSTLWTYLSDDPCGSFEEFQRWLARSGRPDDPLCFAIVDNADGEAKGMASYMRIQPAHGVIEIGSIWFGPGIQRRRESTEAIYLLARQVFEELGYRRLEWKCDSLNAASRRAAKRFGFSYEGLFRQAIVYKNRNRDTAWYGMIDTEWPETRGAFDRWLDPDNFTPEGDQKSPLTARRDFGPN, from the coding sequence ATGAGGGAGACGAAGCAGCCTGTTGGTGCCACAATCGAATGGAAGCCGGTAGAATCACCCGGCCGCCATCCGATTCCGGGACGGTATGTCACTTTGGAGCCAATCGAAGCAGGGCAGCACGAAGCGAGCTTATGGAAAGCCAAAGGAGAGGATTCTACTCTCTGGACTTACCTGTCGGACGACCCCTGCGGCAGCTTCGAGGAATTTCAGCGCTGGCTGGCAAGATCCGGTCGACCCGATGACCCACTCTGCTTCGCGATCGTCGACAATGCCGATGGAGAGGCGAAAGGTATGGCCAGCTATATGCGTATCCAGCCCGCCCACGGAGTCATTGAAATCGGATCGATCTGGTTCGGGCCCGGAATCCAGCGTCGGCGCGAATCGACCGAGGCGATCTATCTTCTTGCCCGCCAGGTTTTCGAAGAACTGGGCTACCGCCGGCTGGAGTGGAAATGCGATTCATTGAACGCGGCTTCGCGCCGCGCCGCCAAGCGTTTCGGCTTCAGCTATGAAGGGCTCTTCCGGCAGGCCATCGTATACAAGAATCGCAACCGCGATACCGCCTGGTATGGAATGATCGATACCGAATGGCCTGAAACCCGCGGCGCTTTCGACCGCTGGCTCGATCCTGACAATTTCACTCCAGAGGGAGACCAGAAATCACCGCTCACGGCCCGACGAGATTTTGGCCCTAATTAG
- the pyrC gene encoding dihydroorotase, which translates to MTTLTLTRPDDWHLHFRDGDALAALVPATARWATRAIVMPNLSPPVTTTQQAIAYRERILGHRPAGSGFEPLMILYLTDTTHPEEIDAAKASGVVFGVKLYPAGATTNSDSGVTDLRRCDDVLARMAEVGLPLLVHGEVTRSDVDIFDREQVFLEETLGPLVERFPNLRIVLEHITTKEAAAFVRSAPARVGATITPQHLLVNRNAMLVGGIRPHYYCLPILKREEDRVALVEAATSGSPKFFLGTDSAPHARLTKETDCGCAGCYSAPYALELYAQAFDDAGALDKLEGFASHHGADFYGLPRNEDEVRLVRREQRIEEAFEMGDEVVVPLWAGQVLRFSLEVD; encoded by the coding sequence TGCGCTCGCCGCGTTGGTGCCGGCGACGGCGCGCTGGGCCACTCGCGCGATCGTGATGCCGAACCTGAGCCCGCCGGTCACGACCACGCAACAGGCAATCGCGTACCGCGAGCGCATTCTCGGCCACCGCCCGGCGGGCAGCGGGTTCGAGCCCCTCATGATCCTGTACTTGACCGATACGACTCACCCCGAGGAGATCGACGCGGCGAAGGCCAGTGGTGTCGTGTTCGGAGTGAAGCTCTACCCGGCGGGCGCGACCACGAACTCCGATTCGGGAGTGACCGACCTGCGCCGATGCGACGACGTTCTTGCGCGCATGGCCGAGGTTGGCCTGCCGTTGCTCGTCCATGGAGAGGTCACGCGGAGCGATGTCGACATCTTTGATCGCGAGCAAGTCTTCCTGGAGGAGACGCTCGGGCCGCTCGTGGAGCGGTTTCCGAACCTGCGCATTGTCCTCGAGCATATCACGACGAAGGAGGCTGCCGCGTTCGTGCGGAGTGCGCCGGCGCGCGTGGGTGCGACCATCACGCCCCAGCATCTTCTGGTCAACCGCAACGCGATGCTGGTGGGAGGCATCCGTCCGCACTATTATTGCCTGCCGATCCTGAAGCGGGAGGAGGACCGCGTGGCGCTCGTCGAGGCGGCCACCAGCGGATCCCCGAAGTTCTTTCTCGGGACCGATAGCGCGCCCCACGCCCGGCTGACCAAGGAGACGGATTGCGGCTGCGCCGGCTGTTACTCGGCACCCTACGCTCTGGAACTCTACGCTCAGGCCTTCGATGATGCGGGGGCCCTCGACAAGCTCGAAGGTTTTGCGAGTCACCACGGCGCGGACTTCTACGGGTTGCCGCGGAATGAAGACGAGGTGCGCCTGGTCCGTCGTGAGCAGCGGATCGAAGAAGCTTTTGAGATGGGTGACGAGGTGGTCGTACCGCTATGGGCTGGGCAGGTGCTTCGCTTCTCGCTTGAGGTGGACTGA